One region of Qipengyuania gaetbuli genomic DNA includes:
- a CDS encoding DUF2855 family protein translates to MLQVHVDKSKLASAELVDMDAGALPDGGVRLAVESFSVTANNVTYAVVGDGFGYWNFFPAPEGKGIVPMWGHARVVESNSPDFAVGERVYGYLPMASHLDVIPGKVSASGFVDMAPHRQPMSPIYNQYSRLAADPEHDPAREGERMIFGPLFKTGFLIEYFMRSQDWFGAGQVVLTSASSKTAMGLASVAKRRSPSVRRVGLTSAGNVDFVKASGLYDEVLSYDEVSSILPEPSVTVDFAGNAGLLGQLHHHLGDALKYSCLVGATHIDERGGGLGGGASLPGPAPTLFFAPDHAVALFKEHGPEKAGAMVAESWHGFLQDAGGSIEIERHQGLGAARDIFVEMLGGKVDPAKGIVIEP, encoded by the coding sequence TGGTCGATATGGACGCGGGCGCCTTGCCCGATGGCGGCGTGCGGCTGGCGGTCGAGAGCTTTTCGGTCACGGCGAACAATGTGACCTATGCCGTGGTCGGGGACGGCTTCGGCTACTGGAATTTCTTCCCCGCACCCGAAGGCAAGGGCATCGTGCCCATGTGGGGTCATGCGCGCGTCGTAGAAAGCAACAGCCCCGATTTCGCGGTGGGTGAGCGGGTTTACGGCTACCTTCCCATGGCGAGCCACCTCGACGTGATCCCGGGCAAGGTCAGCGCGTCGGGCTTCGTCGACATGGCGCCGCATCGCCAGCCGATGAGCCCGATCTACAACCAGTATTCGCGCCTCGCTGCCGATCCCGAACACGATCCGGCGCGCGAAGGCGAACGGATGATCTTCGGACCGCTGTTCAAGACCGGCTTCCTGATCGAATACTTCATGCGCTCGCAGGACTGGTTCGGGGCAGGGCAGGTTGTACTAACCAGTGCTTCGTCAAAGACTGCCATGGGGCTGGCCAGCGTTGCCAAGCGCCGCTCGCCGTCGGTTCGCCGCGTCGGCCTGACCTCTGCCGGTAACGTCGATTTCGTGAAGGCCAGCGGCCTCTATGACGAGGTGCTGTCCTATGACGAGGTTTCCAGCATCCTGCCGGAGCCCAGCGTTACCGTCGATTTCGCAGGCAATGCGGGACTGCTCGGCCAGCTCCATCACCATCTCGGCGACGCGCTGAAATACTCCTGCCTCGTCGGCGCGACCCATATCGATGAGCGCGGCGGCGGCCTTGGCGGCGGAGCGAGCCTCCCCGGCCCGGCGCCCACGCTGTTCTTTGCGCCCGACCATGCCGTCGCCCTGTTCAAGGAACACGGCCCCGAAAAGGCTGGCGCTATGGTCGCGGAAAGCTGGCACGGCTTCCTCCAGGACGCCGGCGGCTCGATCGAGATCGAGCGTCACCAAGGCCTCGGCGCGGCGCGCGACATCTTCGTCGAGATGTTGGGCGGAAAGGTCGATCCCGCAAAGGGGATCGTGATCGAACCCTAG